The sequence below is a genomic window from Candidatus Neomarinimicrobiota bacterium.
AAAGTTCTGGTCCAGGATAGTCTGAACCGCATTGGCATGCACCTCGACCCCCGGCATCAGCTGTAGGATGCCGGCATAGTTGTAGTAGGGCGTCGATTTGACATCCAGGAGGACGTTGACGGAGACGCCAATGAGCACGATCTTGTCCAGAAACGGGCTCTCGCCCACAATGCCGTAAATATCGCTGTCCAATTTGAAGAAATCCATCCAGTCGGTGTCATCTTCCAGCTGCCGCAGGTCAAATTCGGCGTCGTCCAGGATGTTGGCCAGTGGATAGCGGTCAAAGGTCTTCCACGCCTCCTCACCCTCCATGGCAGTGCCGGAAGGGGGGCCGTAGTAGTTGATGAAGAAACTGGCCGAGCGCCCGTAAGTCTTGATCGTCGCGCGGCCATAAGTCATGGTGTTATTTTCGGGGTCCGGGCGCAACAGTGTCGTGTCTGAAATACCCCAATACTCCTTTAACGCCTTGAGCGCCAGGGTCATGTACAGGGTATCGGGCTTGTGCGCCATATTGTAGGCCAGGGCGTACTTGCGCGTGATCCCGTCAAAGTCCTTGATCTCGTTGACCAGCCCCGGCTCGGGTTGGGCAGCCATGATACGGGGGACCGGGTAGGCAATGTATTCAGGGGGGAGCCGAGTGGGCTCGTAAACCAGCTTGGAAGCCATAACAACGCGAGTTCCCCGCGCCTGCGCCTCCCGGATGGCTTCCCCCAGCACTTCGTCACCGTGGCGAAACGGGATGTTGCTGCCGGATTGGTTCAGTTTCTCCAGGTAATCGGATTTAAAGTCAGGGGTGTCGAACTCGATATCGAACACGATCACTTTGGCGCCGGCGGCCGTCAGGTTGCGTATGGCCTTCGCCCAGACATCGTCCCGCGGGTAGGGCCACTTAAACGGCACCAGGCGCCACGATTCGTCGTCCACGTCCACCAGCACGACCTTGAGGCTGTCGCGGTCTATGGGTTGGCGGGCACTCCAGCCTGCCAAGGGCCCGCGGACCCGTGTATAGGTGAAGTCCAGGACCTTATAATTGAGCAGGTCGAACAGGCCCAGCGAATGCAGCCCCAGGGTCACGATGATGGAAAACGCCGCCCACACGCGGCCGGCGCCAAGCAGCTGCTTGAGAAACCTCACCGGAACGGTAGCATTGGCCCAGACCAGGCCGGCGCCAAAAGCCTGCTTGAGTTTCCCGGGCCAGGCGGAAACGTCGGCCCAGCTGCTGCCGGCGTCGATGATTGAGGTGAGTTTCTTCAGAATCAAGCTGGAGAGGGGCTAGAAGATGTATTCCAGGTTAGCCGAGATGATGGACGTTAGCTTCGAGGCAGTGTCGGGATCATCAAACGACTTCTGCCTGAGATCAATTGACGTGACCAGGTTGATATTTTTCATCAGTAGAGCTCGAACCTGGCCCTTGATCCCAACACGGGTAAACGCTGGCGGTGCGCTGGGGTTCTTATCCTGGTTCGTTGCGCTGCTGGTAAGGCTGAGCCCACCCCGAACTCCTAGCTTGCCACCCATCAACTGCAGCTGCGCCGACAGGTCCAGACTGAATATGCTCTGGATGATCTCGTCATCGCCTGAGCCCGTCTCAAGGCTATTGAGGGAAACCACCACATTGGTTTCCAACTGGTTGGATAGCCTTGAATTCACCGATAGACCGATGATGTTAGACTGCGCGGAGGGTGCGACGAACAGCGTATCCTCAAGCGTCCGGTCGTCGATCTGGTCTGCAATATTCGTATTGTTCACCGTCAGCCTCAAATTGTGGACGGTGGATATCAGTCGCAGTTGATAACCCAGGCCGATGCTGGTGGCCGTCGTTATGGTATTCACCCGGTTATCGCGTATGGACATATCCAGAGTGTCCAGCGTGGTGATGCCATTCTCCCTCGTGTAGGTCCTGCGTCCCAGGCTCACCGAGGGCAAGCCCTGCCCCAGATTAACATTTGCAGACAGGTTGACCGTCACCGTGGAGGTAATGGGCTCGGCTTCGTCTTCCGGTGTATCGGGATCATCCTTCAGTTTGATGATGTCATCGTCCGTGCTGCGGTACGTGGCCGAGAGGAACAGTTTGTTGCCGAACAGGCGTGCCCGGTCCGATATGGTTCGAATGCGCACGTTCCGCTGCAGATTGGGATTGGCCAGCGAGTTGTATTCCGGGCCCACCTGCTGGAACTCCAGGGTGATAAAGTTGCGCAGATAGTTGAGCTTGGCCGTGGCGAAATAGGCCAGCGAAGGCATTTTTGCCAGCGCCCGCAGTGGATCATCCTCAAGGAGGAATACGTCAATGGGCAGCAGAGGTACCTGATTCAGGTTGATATGGAAATAGTCCTTCAGATCTGCCGGATTAATAGGGATCTCACTGGTGTCGATGAGCCCGGCGATCAGGCCGTCTTCCAGCGTGTCACCCGGCGCAAATGTATCCAGCTCCTTCAGCGACAGCACCGGGTCCCAAATATTCCTGTTCAGCATGCTCAGGGAGAACCCGGTCTGGATAACGAACCGGCGCTTGTTCAGGGCCAGCGACAGGTTCGAGCCGATCACCAGATTGTCCTGTGGGCTCTTGCCGGACCAGTTGCTGTCAGGCAGGTCAATACTCAGGTTTGGATTCGCTGCCACCACTGCCTGAAGCTGCTTAAAGGTGAGGATACGCGCATCCACCGCAAGTGATGTATCCAGCTCAAACTCAGAGAAAAAGAGGTCGGTGAAGATGCTTGAATCCGCTATAACGATGGTGCCGTCCAACAACTTCGAGTCCACCGATCCAACGTCATCCTTGGCCTTGATGAAAGATACGGCCCATTCGAACACCCTGCCTGACCCCAAACTGGGCCGGAAGGCCGTTATGTTCCGCCGGAAAGCGTACCCTCCCCGGTCGAGGCCCAGGGTGTAGACGCTGGACTCGTTTTCGTTAGTGGTCACATTGTAGTCCGTAACACTGTAGGCCGCGCCGGGGCGCCCCTGAATGACCCGCTCCAGCTGCCCCTGTGCCACCCGCAGGTTCACCAGACCCAGCGTGAAATTGGCGTCGTAACCCCGCAGCCGCTTACCCGCCAGGCCAAAGCGGTCAAAGCGGGGCGTCACATCGCCCACCCCCAATGTCAGCAGGGGGGTCCGAAAATTGGCCGTAAATCGATTCCGGGGCGACTTGAAGGGGTCTTCCTGGGTGGTAAGTTTCAGTTTGCCGCGGACGCGCAGCCATTCCCAGCCGCCGCGGTAGGCCGCCTTGATACTGCCGACTTGAAGTATCTCCCCGTCAATATTGTCGCTGCGAAAGGCCGGTCTAAGCGAGCCGGAATGCCGGAACGCCCTGGCGCTGGTCCGGGTCGCCACCCGCGTCACCCGGAACGGCAGAGATACCGACTGGTAGGCCCTGCCAGCCGAACTGTTGCCTTGCACCTGGAGCTGATAGGGGCCCGCGGCGAGCGTGGCGGGGCTGTAGGTTATCAGGTCGGGATTTACCTCGGACTCGGCGGTAATGTCGCGTCCGTTAAGAATGAGTTTGATGGAGGCCAGCTCCAGCTCGGGCAGATTGAACAGCGAGACCGCCACGACAACGTCTTCCGGCAGGTAGGCGGCGTTAGCGTCTGGGGACAGGATCAAAAAATCACCCGTCTCAACCGACCCGGGGGCTTGAGCATCGGCGGCCTGCAACGGATCCTCCCCCGTTGGGAGCACCCGGACATAAATCGGATTCACCTCCGGATCGTCAACGGGGTAGGCCAGGATGCTGTTGTCGTCCAGCAGTGCAATCAGGTAGTACTCCAGACCCGCGGTCTCGATATCACCTGCCGGGACGGTGCCGAAATAGAGGTCTGCGCCCCCCGCAGACATGGGCGCTTCAAGATAGGCGCTCTGCCCCTTCACGCGATAGTACACGATGACCGAACTCACCGAGGCCCCCTGCGCCTCTACCACGGCCTCCAGAGTCAAGGGCTCTTGAGCCCTGATTTCGTCAGGCACCCGATGGAATATCGTTCCCTCAGCGCTGCTGCGGCCCCACAGGCCCGAGATCAAGAACAGCAGTACCGTGCCGACAGCACGAACTCGACCACTCACCTTAAGATGGTCCTCCAGTTAGGCGATGCAGTTAGAGAAAATTTAGCAGTAATTACTGATAAATAATAATGACTTCTTTGACGTTGCCGTCTGCGTCCTCGAGCTGGATCCGGATCTCGTCGGGAACGTCCCCAGCGTCGGCTGCCTCATCGGGCTCTTCCATCACGACCTGAATGGCGGTGATCGAGCCGTCATCATTGATCGTGCCGGATACGGACGCCGTTACGCCGGGCTCGGGCTCGGGTCCCGCGTAGGTCGTCTGCTCGTTGAGCGCCACCTGGCCGTTGAATGAGACCCGGGCATCGCCCTCGCCGATCTCGGCCGGCTCCATCGTTAAGACGTCAGCGGAAACGCTTAGCAACTCGCCCACCAACAGCACGTAGGTGGTTACTTCGGTGCTGCCGTCCGGTTCCGATGTACCCACCTGCCCGCCGCCGACCTCGATGACGCCGCCACTGATCAGGTTGCGCACTTCGATCAGGCCCTCGATGCCCAGAAATATGTCGCCCAACACCGGATCGGATGTCACCCAGAAGTCCGTCCCTTTCACCGACGCCACCGAGATGGGGGTGGAGATGGTAAAGTTGCCGTCCCGCTGCGCGGCCACTTCCGCCCGCAATTTGCCGAACTGCATGTCAACCTGCTTGTCGATGGCCGTGCCGGTTCGTTTACCGCCAATATTCAGCGTCGTATTATTCTGGATGCGGAGCAGGCTCCGGTCATCGATGAACATGATAATGGTGGTGCCATCCGACAAGGTTTCAATGCGATCACCGTCGTTGAGCACCGTGCCCCGCTTCAAAGGCAGCGTCTGTTTCTCCAGATTCACCAGGTTGACCTGGCCGCTGACCTTGGTGGTGAAAGCAATTCGATCTGCGCCCCAGACCAGGGATACACTGGCCAGTACGATCAGGAGTCTGTGGAGCCGTTTCATGTTATTGCACCTCCACGGTAATGACCTGTACGGCACCCTGCTGGATCGCGATTGCAACGGCATTGAGTTGGTCCAGGCTCAGCGCCTCCCCGTTCCGTCTCAACACTCGGTTGGGGCTGAATCCGTCCAGTTCGCCACCGGCACTAAAGGCCTGTTCAAAACTCTCCGTCCCCATCACGCTTTGCAGGAAAGTCATGATGGGGCTGGTCACCGCGCCAGGCCCGCCCGCCGACTCCTCCGCTGAAACCTGGGTGGGGTCGTCGATCTTCAACGCCCAGATAAAGCTGTTCACGGTCTCCTCCCCAGACGTGGTGGGGATAACTTTCTGCACCTGCCAAACGTAAATCCCGCCCGGCTCCAGATCGACGGCGCCCGTGAGCGGGTACGGTACCGAGGTCGCATTGCCCACATCGAAAAAGCCCAGCGCCTGCTCCAGCGGCCATACGGTCTGGTCCTCGATGGCGTCATCCAAGGAACTGTGCTCGCCGACAATATATTTTGCAACTCTGATCTGGTAGCTGCAGAAGGCACAGGGATCGGATTCCCACTGGAAGAAGGGGTACGTCGTGGTGATGGCCGTGTTGGTGGTGTCCTCCAACACCCCGCCCGGGGATATCAGCTCCAGCGCCACGGGGTGCGCCGAAATGATCTCTTTGCTCCAGCCGGCCAGAATAGCCCCCCCGGGATCCCTCACCTCCAGCGCAAAGCGATACGTCCCGTCAGGCAGCCTGCCCGTCTGCATGATCAGGCTCTGCATGTTTTCCAACTCATCAAGGTCGGGCGTAACGATCCTAGGTTTCGGGATATCTACCGCCCCACCAGGCGGTCCGGAATAAAACAATTGGGTTGTATTCACATCCAGTTCCGTATTGCGTAGTCGGACCGGACCCTGCAGGGTAAACGGGGGGACGGTCACGGTCAAAAACTCGTCGTCGAACGTTAACCCTAGGGGGAACGAATTGATCGTG
It includes:
- a CDS encoding FecR domain-containing protein — protein: MKRLHRLLIVLASVSLVWGADRIAFTTKVSGQVNLVNLEKQTLPLKRGTVLNDGDRIETLSDGTTIIMFIDDRSLLRIQNNTTLNIGGKRTGTAIDKQVDMQFGKLRAEVAAQRDGNFTISTPISVASVKGTDFWVTSDPVLGDIFLGIEGLIEVRNLISGGVIEVGGGQVGTSEPDGSTEVTTYVLLVGELLSVSADVLTMEPAEIGEGDARVSFNGQVALNEQTTYAGPEPEPGVTASVSGTINDDGSITAIQVVMEEPDEAADAGDVPDEIRIQLEDADGNVKEVIIIYQ